In Phragmites australis chromosome 16, lpPhrAust1.1, whole genome shotgun sequence, one DNA window encodes the following:
- the LOC133896145 gene encoding uncharacterized protein LOC133896145: MEGVGARLGRTSARYGPATTFTGPVRKWRKEWVPVVVAAAAANGGAASSTGTGSGSESRGNSLLLFKWTPMNGANGGGDGEQAAGAETATRRRRYVPVSVVEEQKQESAKSDDENKANDEDLSSEPSNGKTDINDTPMDESQASDEDARDSGKNGGGTDLNLNLGLKDPDGDNEGDTGEQHGAAKNPHTENRFKRKSVTPDLEMRM; this comes from the exons ATGGAGGGCGTGGGGGCACGGCTGGGACGAACCTCGGCGCGCTATGGGCCCGCGACGACGTTCACCGGGCCCGTTAGGAAGTGGCGCAAGGAGTGGGTccccgtcgtcgtcgccgccgccgccgccaacggCGGGGCGGCGTCGTCCACCGGGACCGGCTCGGGAAGCGAATCCCGCGGGAATAGTCTACTCCTGTTCAAGTGGACCCCCATGAACGGCGCCAACGGGGGAGGAGACGGGGAGCAGGCGGCGGGAGCAGAGACGGCCACGAGGCGGCGGCGATACGTGCCG GTTTCTGTAGTTGAAGAGCAAAAGCAAGAATCTGCCAAATCTGATGATGAGAATAAGGCTAATGATGAAGATCTGTCATCAGAGCCATCAAATGGAAAGACTGATATCAATGATACACCTATGGATGAATCTCAG GCATCAGATGAGGATGCTCGAGATTCTGGCAAAAATGGTGGTGGAACAGAcctaaatttgaatttaggttTGAAAGACCCAGACGGTGATAATGAAGGTGATACAGGAGAGCAACACGGAGCGGCCAAGAACCCGCACACAGAAAATAGATTCAAGAGGAAATCCGTAACCCCTGACCTTGAGATGAGAATGTAA